CATAACACAACCTCCGCGGAAGAAAAGGACCGGGGGCTACCGTTTGGCGCCCGAGAACCGGAGGCCGACGCGATGTGGGAAATCGGTCAGCATCCTTCGGAATGTAGTAATCGGAATCCTTCTATGCAGTAGCCGCAGCCAGTTTTTCTGCCTCTCCAATCAACTCGTCAATAGCCGTCAGACCCTGCTTCCAAAAGTCGAGGTCCGTCAGATCTACGCCCAGCCGGCCGACCAGGATGTGAGGCCAGTCGGATCCACCAGCACGCAGCAGGTCGACATACTTGTCGGGAAATGTGTCTCCGTGCTTCAGAAACTCCTTGTAGAGCGCCAGCACCAGCAGCTCCCCAAACGCATAGGCATACACGTAGCCAGGCGTATGCAGAAAATGAGGGATGTAGCTCCACCAGTATCGATAGTGATCGCCGAGTGTGACGCTGCCGCGAAACATCTCCTTCTGCGTCTGTAGCCAGAGCTCGCAGAACCTGTCGGTCGTGAGCTCCCCCGCAGACCTCCGCTCCGTATGAACGGCATGCTCATAACGATTCATCGCAACCTGGCGGAAGACGGTCGCCACCGTATCGTCAATCTTTCCGACCAGCATCGCCAGACGGTTTCGCGGATCACTCTCCGATTCCATGAGTCGCTGAAAAACAATCATCTCTCCGAACACGGACGCCGTTTCGGCAGTCGTAAGCGGAGTGTCGGCCTGCAGCACGCCTTGCCCGCGCGACAGATACTGATGCACGCCGTGGCCCAATTCATGAGCGAGCGTCTGCACATCCCGAATCCGACCGGTGAAATTCATCATGATGTACGGATGAGCGCTCGGCACCGCTCCGTGACTGAACGCTCCGCCTCGCTTGCCCTCGGAAACCGGAGCGTCAATCCATGATTCATCGAAGAAACGCGTTGCGATCTCTCCCACCTGCGGGTGAAAGCCCGAATAGGCGTCGAGCACCACTTCACGAGCCTCCGTCCATTTGTACCGCCGATCCGACTCGCCCACCGGCGCGTAACGATCGTAGTCAAACATCTCGTCGAGCCCTAGCAGCTTCCGCTTCAGGCCATAGAACCGCTCTACAAGATCGTAGCGAGATGTCACGGCCTCTACCAGCGCTTCGACCGTGTCGTCCGGCACCTCGTTATCCAGATTGCGACTCGCAAGCCAGTGAGGATACCCCCGAACCCGATCCTTAATGTTCTTGTCTGCCAGGAGCGTATTCGAGATGAACGTAAGCGTCCGAATCTCCGTCTTTAGCCCGTCCGTCAGCGACATCGCCGCCATCCGTCTGACCGCCCTGTCCTTCTGGTGCAGCTTCGACAGAACCTCCTGCTCGGAGATGCTCTTGCCGTCGAAGTCGAACCGCAATGCCGACAGACTCTCGTCGAAGTATCGATTCCAGGCGCTGCGCCCCGAGATATCGAGGTCCGCGAGTATCTTCTCTTCCGCTTCGCTCAGCATGTAGTCCTTCCGACGGAGCAAAAGCTCGAGATAATGGCGATACGCTCGTAATGACTCCTGCTCCAGCAGTGCCTTCGACCGCGCCT
The nucleotide sequence above comes from Rhodothermales bacterium. Encoded proteins:
- a CDS encoding M3 family oligoendopeptidase, with the protein product MADEPATGAEKARWNLEDLYPSRAALEQDMASASLAAGVFRERYYGKVDTLDASQLARSLEELEAVIDPLGRAYTYAYLHWVTDTNDQSRGALLQKVKEEYTATSQALIFFDLEWARTEEARSKALLEQESLRAYRHYLELLLRRKDYMLSEAEEKILADLDISGRSAWNRYFDESLSALRFDFDGKSISEQEVLSKLHQKDRAVRRMAAMSLTDGLKTEIRTLTFISNTLLADKNIKDRVRGYPHWLASRNLDNEVPDDTVEALVEAVTSRYDLVERFYGLKRKLLGLDEMFDYDRYAPVGESDRRYKWTEAREVVLDAYSGFHPQVGEIATRFFDESWIDAPVSEGKRGGAFSHGAVPSAHPYIMMNFTGRIRDVQTLAHELGHGVHQYLSRGQGVLQADTPLTTAETASVFGEMIVFQRLMESESDPRNRLAMLVGKIDDTVATVFRQVAMNRYEHAVHTERRSAGELTTDRFCELWLQTQKEMFRGSVTLGDHYRYWWSYIPHFLHTPGYVYAYAFGELLVLALYKEFLKHGDTFPDKYVDLLRAGGSDWPHILVGRLGVDLTDLDFWKQGLTAIDELIGEAEKLAAATA